Proteins from a genomic interval of Ignavibacteriota bacterium:
- a CDS encoding excinuclease ABC subunit C, whose amino-acid sequence MMEEQSNITINVTDEEVALSEKLDNLPNKPGVYQFKDAEGKVLYVGKAVILRNRVRQYFHKSRKNEPRLDAMISKIRDVELFVTDSEVEALILEATLIKKLKPRYNVDLKDDKSYPFIVVTNEPFPRVFVTRRVFKDGSKYFGPYTDVKNMRASLKMIREIFKVRSCNYLINEESIKKRKIKVCLDYHIKKCDGPCEGIISQEKYNEMIHEVVQVIKGKSSSLVHSLQEQMQKAAEELRFEEAAEMRDRIKQLSVYTERQKIIDAELDDRDLFNVAIEGNDACGVVLKVREGKLSGKHHVYMSGVEHKAETEIIEQFVQRYYLDAEDIPSEVLLPVEIESHEPMAQWLSQKIDKKVHLIIPKIGEKVRLLNLCKKNAELLLGEWKAQKMKRDDYIPHSVIALQRDLRLKKPPRKIECFDISNIQGSDSVASMVVFVDGKPRKSEYRKFKIQSVQGPDDFASMREVIERRYSRLLEEQGEFPDLIMVDGGKGQLSSAVSVLVRLGLREDGNLLQTEARERGSEGVGANLNDGVLEFGSIGVMELQEIANENQRTRDSKPKTQNSKLSIIGLAKRLEEVFIPESDEPQNIPRTSSGLKLLQQIRDEAHRFAITYHRTLRAKRTLQTELDLIEGIGKKRAQELLETFGSVQGVKFATHEQLVEIVGEKVAGKIQEYFAEDAV is encoded by the coding sequence ATGATGGAAGAGCAATCAAACATAACAATAAACGTTACCGATGAGGAGGTCGCACTATCTGAAAAGTTAGACAACTTACCGAATAAACCGGGAGTGTATCAATTCAAAGATGCTGAGGGGAAAGTGTTGTATGTCGGGAAGGCAGTCATTCTCAGAAATCGGGTGAGGCAGTATTTCCACAAGTCACGCAAGAACGAGCCGCGTCTTGATGCAATGATTTCAAAAATCCGTGACGTTGAATTGTTCGTGACTGACTCGGAGGTTGAGGCGTTAATACTCGAAGCGACACTCATCAAAAAACTCAAGCCGCGTTACAATGTAGATTTGAAGGATGATAAAAGTTACCCGTTCATTGTCGTAACGAACGAGCCGTTTCCACGTGTGTTTGTAACAAGAAGAGTGTTCAAAGACGGTTCAAAGTATTTCGGTCCGTACACCGATGTGAAGAACATGCGCGCATCATTGAAGATGATTCGGGAGATTTTCAAAGTGCGGAGTTGTAATTATCTCATCAATGAGGAGTCAATCAAGAAACGAAAAATTAAAGTCTGCCTCGATTACCACATCAAGAAATGCGACGGACCATGTGAAGGAATTATCTCGCAGGAAAAATACAACGAGATGATTCACGAAGTGGTGCAGGTCATCAAAGGAAAATCTTCGAGTCTTGTTCATTCATTACAGGAACAAATGCAGAAAGCGGCGGAAGAATTACGCTTCGAGGAAGCGGCGGAAATGCGTGACCGAATCAAACAACTCAGCGTTTATACCGAACGCCAAAAAATTATTGATGCTGAGTTGGATGATAGGGATTTATTCAATGTTGCAATTGAAGGAAATGATGCTTGTGGAGTTGTCTTGAAAGTTCGGGAAGGAAAACTGAGCGGCAAGCATCATGTGTACATGAGTGGAGTCGAGCACAAAGCCGAAACGGAAATCATCGAACAGTTTGTTCAACGCTATTATCTCGATGCGGAAGATATTCCGTCGGAGGTATTGCTTCCGGTAGAAATCGAAAGTCATGAGCCGATGGCGCAATGGCTGAGCCAGAAGATTGATAAGAAAGTTCATCTCATCATTCCGAAAATCGGTGAGAAAGTTCGCCTGCTGAATTTATGTAAGAAGAATGCCGAGTTGCTTCTTGGTGAATGGAAAGCGCAAAAGATGAAGCGGGATGATTACATTCCTCATTCTGTTATTGCGCTTCAACGGGATTTACGTTTGAAAAAGCCGCCGCGAAAAATCGAGTGCTTCGATATTTCCAATATTCAAGGAAGCGATTCAGTTGCTTCGATGGTGGTGTTTGTTGATGGAAAGCCAAGGAAGTCTGAATACAGAAAATTCAAAATACAATCCGTGCAAGGTCCCGATGATTTTGCGAGCATGAGAGAAGTCATCGAGCGGCGATACTCCCGCCTGCTTGAAGAGCAAGGTGAGTTCCCTGATTTGATTATGGTGGATGGAGGGAAGGGGCAACTTTCGTCGGCGGTCTCTGTCTTAGTTCGTTTGGGACTTCGGGAGGACGGGAATCTTTTACAAACTGAGGCAAGGGAGCGAGGGAGCGAGGGAGTGGGGGCGAATCTCAACGATGGAGTATTGGAGTTTGGGAGTATTGGAGTAATGGAGTTACAAGAAATTGCAAACGAAAATCAAAGAACAAGAGACTCAAAACCCAAAACTCAAAACTCAAAACTATCAATTATCGGATTAGCAAAGCGATTGGAAGAAGTTTTCATACCGGAATCTGATGAGCCGCAAAACATTCCACGAACATCTTCGGGATTGAAACTGTTGCAACAAATCCGGGATGAAGCGCACCGGTTCGCAATCACCTATCACCGAACGTTAAGAGCGAAACGTACACTTCAAACAGAACTTGATTTGATTGAAGGCATCGGAAAGAAACGTGCACAGGAGTTGCTTGAAACTTTCGGTTCTGTTCAAGGGGTGAAGTTTGCAACGCATGAACAGTTGGTCGAGATAGTTGGAGAGAAAGTTGCAGGAAAGATTCAGGAATATTTTGCAGAAGATGCTGTTTGA
- the mce gene encoding methylmalonyl-CoA epimerase has protein sequence MKLSHAGIAVKSLEEATKLFSKLFNIQHIPTEEVADQKVRVGFCHVENASIELTEATAPDSPIAKFIEKRGEGVHHLSFEVDDIVSELVRLKNEGFQLIDEKPRVGAGGYLIAFLHPKSTNGVLIELSQKQNK, from the coding sequence ATGAAACTCTCTCACGCAGGAATTGCCGTCAAAAGTTTAGAAGAAGCAACGAAGTTATTCTCAAAACTCTTTAACATCCAACACATACCAACGGAAGAAGTTGCTGACCAAAAAGTTCGAGTCGGATTTTGTCACGTCGAAAATGCTTCAATTGAATTGACAGAAGCCACTGCGCCCGATTCTCCGATTGCAAAGTTCATAGAGAAACGGGGTGAGGGCGTTCATCATCTTTCGTTTGAAGTGGATGATATTGTCAGCGAGTTGGTTCGACTGAAAAATGAAGGCTTCCAATTGATTGATGAAAAGCCTCGTGTTGGCGCAGGTGGGTATTTGATTGCATTTCTGCATCCGAAATCAACCAACGGTGTTTTGATTGAACTCAGTCAAAAACAGAATAAATGA